The following nucleotide sequence is from Pseudonocardia abyssalis.
GGACACCGCCACCCGGGCCATGTCGAGCGCCTGGTCGGTGGCGGTCATCGAACGCTGCCTGTCGGAGTGAGCATCCGGACAGTGTCCCAGGCGGGGCCGATGAGTCCGGACGCCGGGCGGCGTCCTACCCGCATGACCGCCACCGGCCACTCCTGCGCGCACGGCGTCGACACCTACTACGTCGACGTCCTCGCGCCGATCGTGGAGCGGTTCCTGGCCCGTCAGACGTGACCGACGAGGGCGGAGATCCGCTCCCGGAACACGCGGAGCAGCTCGTCGCGCTGCGCGACGTCGATGCCGGTGGGGCGCACCTCGTCGTGCCAGCGGTAGTCCTCCAGCCAGGTCGCGACGGGCAGCGCCTCCCAGCGCAGACCGCCGGTGCCGACGAAGGAGCGCAGCGCGTCGATGCTCTGCGCCGTGGGCGACGAGCCGCCGGGCCCGTGCGTCTCCCGCAGTGCGGGCAGCTCGGGTGCGTAGAGGTCGCTCTTGGCCAGCGCCAGCACCAGCCAGCGAGGGCGGCGGTGCGCCGAGATCGCCATCTTGAGGTGGGTGAGGGTCTCCTCCAGCTCGGCCTGCTCCTGGAGCCGCTGCTGGGCGAGCAGGTCGTCGAGCGAGAGTGCCGCGGTGGCCGGCTCGGCGCCGTCCTCACGACGGCTGCGGAATCCGTTCGCGACGACGTGCACGACACCGACGACGGGCTCGGTGTGCAGCAACCGGGCCAGCGACGCGTAGCGGACGCCGCCCTCGCCGTGCCCGGGCACGACCCGGAACCGGACGCCGCGGCCGCGCCACAGCGGCTGGTCGATGTGTTCCTCCTGCTCCGAGCGCGCCGCCGACGGCGTGTAGCTGCGCAGCCGCGACCGCTGCAGGTGCTGGGCCAGCACGGTCTTGCCCGACCCCGCCGCCCCCGTCACCACGACGAGCGGGA
It contains:
- a CDS encoding ATP-binding protein, encoding MTKPIIGTAAGLAKLAAEAGRDALGAVTEARGKRFPLVVVTGAAGSGKTVLAQHLQRSRLRSYTPSAARSEQEEHIDQPLWRGRGVRFRVVPGHGEGGVRYASLARLLHTEPVVGVVHVVANGFRSRREDGAEPATAALSLDDLLAQQRLQEQAELEETLTHLKMAISAHRRPRWLVLALAKSDLYAPELPALRETHGPGGSSPTAQSIDALRSFVGTGGLRWEALPVATWLEDYRWHDEVRPTGIDVAQRDELLRVFRERISALVGHV